In Clostridium sp. DL-VIII, the following proteins share a genomic window:
- the tnpB gene encoding IS66 family insertion sequence element accessory protein TnpB (TnpB, as the term is used for proteins encoded by IS66 family insertion elements, is considered an accessory protein, since TnpC, encoded by a neighboring gene, is a DDE family transposase.), with product MMHHIADGAEHIYLALGATDFRKQQNGLAALVSLKFNLNPYSGTSVFLFCNKRHTSLRALRWDKNGFILVTKFLSDDMKFQWPKNEGEVRDITKRQMEWLLDGLQIDQKKAHRERIDTTGMIF from the coding sequence ATGATGCACCATATAGCCGATGGGGCGGAGCACATATATCTTGCACTCGGTGCCACCGATTTTCGCAAGCAGCAAAACGGACTAGCCGCATTGGTTTCATTGAAATTTAATCTTAATCCATACTCTGGTACAAGTGTTTTCTTATTTTGCAATAAAAGGCACACCTCTCTTAGAGCACTTAGATGGGACAAAAATGGATTTATATTAGTTACAAAGTTTCTTTCTGATGACATGAAATTTCAGTGGCCAAAAAATGAAGGAGAAGTACGTGATATAACCAAACGTCAAATGGAATGGCTTTTAGATGGGCTACAAATTGATCAGAAAAAAGCACATCGAGAAAGGATTGACACTACGGGAATGATTTTCTAA